A portion of the Suricata suricatta isolate VVHF042 chromosome 11, meerkat_22Aug2017_6uvM2_HiC, whole genome shotgun sequence genome contains these proteins:
- the DBX1 gene encoding homeobox protein DBX1: MMFPGLLAPPAGYPSLLRPTPTLTLPQSLQSAFSGHSSFLVEDLIRISRPPAYLPRSLPTASMSPPRQGAPATLTDTGTSDLGSPGPGSRPDGSPQTAASPASESTFLKFGVNAILSSAPRTETSPALLQSVPPKTFAFPYFEGSFQPFIRSSYFPASSSVVPIPGTFSWPLAARGKPRRGMLRRAVFSDVQRKALEKMFQKQKYISKPDRKKLAAKLGLKDSQVKIWFQNRRMKWRNSKERELLSSGGCREQTLPTKLNPHPDLSDVGQKGPGDDEEEDEGPGSPRHRLVYHASPDPRHLRDPRLEGPLPASPAHSSSPGKPSDFSDSEEDEEGEEEEITVS; encoded by the exons ATGATGTTCCCAGGCCTCCTCGCGCCCCCCGCCGGGTACCCTAGCCTCTTGCGCCCCACGCCCACCTTAACGCTGCCCCAGTCCCTGCAGTCGGCATTTTCCGGCCACTCGAGCTTCCTGGTGGAGGATCTGATCCGCATCAGCCGGCCTCCCGCTTACCTGCCCCGCAGCTTACCCACGGCTAGCATGTCGCCCCCTAGGCAGGGGGCCCCTGCGACTCTCACAGACACCGGGACTTCAGACCTGGGCTCCCCGGGTCCAGGCAGCCGACCGGACGGTTCACCTCAGACGGCCGCCTCCCCTGCCAGCGAGTCAACGTTTCTGAAGTTTGGGGTTAACGCCATCCTTTCCTCTGCGCCCAGAACCG AAACATCCCCTGCCTTACTCCAGAGCGTCCCTCCCAAGACCTTCGCCTTTCCCTACTTTGAAGGTTCCTTCCAGCCTTTCATCAGATCTTCTTATTTCCCAG CGTCGTCGAGCGTCGTGCCCATCCCGGGGACCTTCTCCTGGCCGCTTGCTGCCCGCGGCAAGCCCCGCCGGGGCATGCTGCGTAGAGCCGTGTTCTCCGACGTGCAGCGCAAGGCGCTGGAGAAGATGTTCCAGAAGCAGAAGTACATCAGCAAGCCCGACCGCAAGAAGCTGGCGGCCAAGTTGGGCTTGAAAGACTCACAA GTGAAAATCTGGTTCCAGAACCGACGCATGAAGTGGCGGAACTCCAAGGAACGCGAGCTTCTGTCTAGCGGGGGCTGCCGAGAGCAGACCCTTCCCACCAAACTCAATCCGCACCCGGACCTCAGCGACGTGGGCCAGAAGGGCCCAGGGGATGACGAGGAGGAAGACGAGGGCCCGGGCAGCCCCCGCCACCGCCTGGTCTATCACGCATCCCCCGACCCTAGGCACCTGCGGGACCCGCGGCTGGAAGGGCCGCTGCCGGCCTCACCGGCTCACTCCAGCAGCCCTGGCAAGCCTTCGGACTTCTCCGACTCCGAGGAAGACGAGGAGGGCGAAGAGGAGGAGATAACCGTGTCTTAG